The following proteins come from a genomic window of Melospiza melodia melodia isolate bMelMel2 unplaced genomic scaffold, bMelMel2.pri scaffold_28, whole genome shotgun sequence:
- the LOC134433887 gene encoding olfactory receptor 14J1-like, producing the protein MSNSSSISYFLLLALADTWQLQLLHFCLLLGISLAALLGNGLIISAIACGHHLHTPMFFFLLNLALSDLGFICTTVPKAMHNSLWDTSRISYTGCATQVFLLIFFMGAELSLLTVMCYDRYVSICKPLHYGTLLGSRACAHMAAAAWASGFLNALMHTANTFSLPLCHGNALGQFFCEIPQILKLSCSTSHLRELGLLSVSAFLVFGCSVFIVFSYVQIFRAVLRIPSEQGRHKAFSTCLPHLAVVSLFVSTALFAYLKPPSISSPSLDLVLSVLYSVVPPALNPLIYSLRNQELKAAVRRLMMGWYQKH; encoded by the coding sequence atgtccaacagcagctccatcagctacttcctcctgctggcactggcagacacgtggcagctgcagctcctgcacttctgcctcttgctgggcatctccctggctgccctcctgggcaacggcctcatcatcagcgccatagcctgcggccaccacctgcacacgcccatgttcttcttcctgctcaacctggccctcagcgacctgggcttcatctgcaccactgtccccaaagccatgcacaattccctctgggacaccagtaGAATCTCCTATACTGGATGTGCTACCCAAGTATTTCTGCTTATCTTCTTCATGGGAGCAGAACTTTCTCTCCtaaccgtcatgtgctacgaccgctatgtgtccatctgcaaacccctgcactacgggaccctcctgggcagcagagcttgtgcccacatggcagcagctgcctgggccagtggctttctcaatgctctcatgcacacagccaatacattttccctgcccctgtgccatggcaatgccctgggccagttcttctgtgaaatcccgcagatcctcaagctctcctgctccacatcccacctcagggaactggggcttctCAGTGTTAGTGCCTTTTTGGTGTTTGGTTGttctgtgttcattgttttctcctatgtgcagatcttcagggcagtgctgaggatcccttctgagcagggacggcacaaagccttttccacctgcctccctcacctggctgtggtctccctctttGTAAGCACCGCTTTGttcgcctacctgaagcccccctccatctcgtccccatccctggatctggtcctgtcagttctgtactcggtggtgcctccagccctgaaccccctcatctacagcctgagaaaccaggagctcaaggctgcagtgaggagactgatgatgggatggtatcagaaacattaa